Proteins from a genomic interval of Lycium ferocissimum isolate CSIRO_LF1 chromosome 2, AGI_CSIRO_Lferr_CH_V1, whole genome shotgun sequence:
- the LOC132038277 gene encoding transcription and mRNA export factor ENY2, translating into MRHSVNRPPTPDTRDDREKEPTLKEIISIKLIESGEKERLMELLRERLVESGWKDEMKALCREYIKKKGRNNVTIDDLVHVITPKGRASIPDPIKAELLQRIRTFLVSATPL; encoded by the exons AT GAGGCATTCGGTAAATCGTCCACCAACACCTGATACACGGGATGATCGAGAAAAGGAACCTACCCTTAAGGAAATTATCAGCATTAAG TTGATTGAGAGTGGGGAAAAAGAACGTTTAATGGAGCTTTTGAGGGAAAGACTTGTTGAGTCTGGGtggaaagatgaaatgaaagcTCTTTGTAG GGAATATATAAAGAAGAAAGGACGGAACAATGTAACGATTGATGACCTTGTACATGTGATTACCCCGAAAGGCAGAG CTTCAATTCCTGATCCGATCAAAGCTGAGCTGCTACAGAGAATTCGTACGTTTCTTGTGTCTGCCACCCCTCTTTGA
- the LOC132038260 gene encoding B2 protein-like isoform X2: protein MESMHSYWQFGDELRGQSKVSDDHTWTTAAIKLAEQIRSKGERRNNLDLSKGSAESRSRDYLGLQEDNKWENLNFYMLNFDTKITENMTKSSVRNGIYNINSVCPKPNVDSLGNMSFSKFNSNHTNEPCSYGNNNNSESINGNNAVDKKFKTLPAAETLPRNEVLGGYIFVCNNDTMQEDLKRQLFGLPPRYRDSVRAITPGLPLFLYNYTTHQLHGIFEATSFGGSNIDPTAWEDKKCKGESRFPAQVKIRVRKIGKPLEEDAFRPVLHHYDGPKFRLELSVPETLDLLDLCEKADV from the exons ATGGAGAGTATGCACAGCTATTGGCAATTTGGGGATGAGCTTCGAGGACAATCAAAAGTATCGGATGATCATACATGGACAACGGCAGCTATAAAATTGGCTGAACAGATAAGATCCAAGGGTGAGCGAAGGAATAACCTTGACCTTTCGAAAGGCTCAGCTGAAAGTAGGTCCAGGGATTATCTTGGTTTACAGGAAGATAACAAGTGGGAAAACCTAAACTTCTACATGTTAAATTTTGATACCAAGATAACAGAAAATATGACTAAGAGTTCGGTTAGGAATGgaatttacaacatcaattcagtTTGTCCGAAACCCAATGTCGACAGCTTGGGAAATATGTCGTTTAGCAAGTTCAATAGCAACCACACGAATGAACCTTGCAGCTATGGCAATAACAACAACAGTGAGAGCATCAATGGGAATAATGCTGTTGACAAAAAGTTTAAAACTTTGCCTGCCGCTGAGACATTGCCCAGGAATGAGGTTCTTGGtgggtatatatttgtttgcaACAATGACACAATGCAGGAAGATTTAAAGCGACAGCTATTTG GTCTACCTCCAAGGTATAGAGATTCTGTGAGGGCAATAACACCAGGGTTACCCTTGTTCCTCTACAATTACACTACTCACCAGTTGCATGGTATCTTCGAG GCCACAAGTTTTGGAGGTTCCAACATTGATCCAACTGCTTGGGAAGATAAAAAGTGTAAAGGAGAGTCGAGGTTCCCTGCTCAGGTAAA GATCCGTGTTAGGAAAATTGGTAAGCCTTTGGAAGAAGATGCTTTTAGACCAGTTTTGCATCACTATGATGGACCCAAATTCCGTCTTGAGCTCTCTGTGCCTGAG ACTTTGGACTTGCTAGATCTCTGTGAAAAAGCCGATGTGTAA
- the LOC132038260 gene encoding B2 protein-like isoform X1, whose product MESMHSYWQFGDELRGQSKVSDDHTWTTAAIKLAEQIRSKGERRNNLDLSKGSAESRSRDYLGLQEDNKWENLNFYMLNFDTKITENMTKSSVRNGIYNINSVCPKPNVDSLGNMSFSKFNSNHTNEPCSYGNNNNSESINGNNAVDKKFKTLPAAETLPRNEVLGGYIFVCNNDTMQEDLKRQLFGLPPRYRDSVRAITPGLPLFLYNYTTHQLHGIFEATSFGGSNIDPTAWEDKKCKGESRFPAQVRIRVRKIGKPLEEDAFRPVLHHYDGPKFRLELSVPETLDLLDLCEKADV is encoded by the exons ATGGAGAGTATGCACAGCTATTGGCAATTTGGGGATGAGCTTCGAGGACAATCAAAAGTATCGGATGATCATACATGGACAACGGCAGCTATAAAATTGGCTGAACAGATAAGATCCAAGGGTGAGCGAAGGAATAACCTTGACCTTTCGAAAGGCTCAGCTGAAAGTAGGTCCAGGGATTATCTTGGTTTACAGGAAGATAACAAGTGGGAAAACCTAAACTTCTACATGTTAAATTTTGATACCAAGATAACAGAAAATATGACTAAGAGTTCGGTTAGGAATGgaatttacaacatcaattcagtTTGTCCGAAACCCAATGTCGACAGCTTGGGAAATATGTCGTTTAGCAAGTTCAATAGCAACCACACGAATGAACCTTGCAGCTATGGCAATAACAACAACAGTGAGAGCATCAATGGGAATAATGCTGTTGACAAAAAGTTTAAAACTTTGCCTGCCGCTGAGACATTGCCCAGGAATGAGGTTCTTGGtgggtatatatttgtttgcaACAATGACACAATGCAGGAAGATTTAAAGCGACAGCTATTTG GTCTACCTCCAAGGTATAGAGATTCTGTGAGGGCAATAACACCAGGGTTACCCTTGTTCCTCTACAATTACACTACTCACCAGTTGCATGGTATCTTCGAG GCCACAAGTTTTGGAGGTTCCAACATTGATCCAACTGCTTGGGAAGATAAAAAGTGTAAAGGAGAGTCGAGGTTCCCTGCTCAG GTGAGGATCCGTGTTAGGAAAATTGGTAAGCCTTTGGAAGAAGATGCTTTTAGACCAGTTTTGCATCACTATGATGGACCCAAATTCCGTCTTGAGCTCTCTGTGCCTGAG ACTTTGGACTTGCTAGATCTCTGTGAAAAAGCCGATGTGTAA